The Streptomyces uncialis genomic interval CACCTCGGGGCCCAGGTCGGCGGCGAGCGCGTCGTGGACGGCGTCGGCGCGGCGTTTGCTGAGCAGCTTGCCGTGCTCGTACGAACCGAGGTTGTCCGTGAAGCCGAAGACCCGGATGTCGGTGGCCTTCGCCGACTTGATCTCGCCCGCGATCGTCCTGATCCGGGACAGCGCCTCCGGGTTCAGCTTGGGACTGTTCTTGGGGAACAGGACCTCCGCCTGAAGGGCGAACTTCACATCGGTGTTGGTGTCCTCGCGGCGTTCCTCGCCGCCCAGGTCCTCGACCACCGACTTGATGTCCAGCACCTTGGCCGAAGCGAGCGTGGCCCCGTCGGCGAGCCGCAGCCCTGGGCTGTTGCCGTCCACCTCTTGCGGCGGCCCCGCGTCGGAGACGCTGCCGGGCGGGGTGCTGGGGTCACCGGGGTCGGCGTGGGCGGGCGGGACGGTGAACACCAGGGTCAGCAGAAGAGGGACGGTGACGAGGGGGGTGACGACCCCGCCCGAACGCCTTCGCGGCGCACGACGGGGGTGCCCCGCGCTACGCGCGGGTTCGGGGACTCCGGTTACGGGGGCGGCGGCCATGGGTCACTCGCCCTCGGAGATCTCGATGGCGGCGGGCGGCATGGAGCCCACCTGGAAGTCGACCTTCGTAGTGCCTTCGGGGGGGGAGGGGAACTGAGCGAACCACTCCGTGGTGTCACCGGACATGATGCCTCCCGTGAATCGGGTGCACAGGCACCTGCCCTCGGTGTCGCGAAGCACGAAATACTTCTTCTTCCCCGCGTTGTCGACCAGGCTCGCACCTGCAATGGAGCCACCGTTCTTGGCGAGTTCACTCTCGTCCCCGCGCCATTCCCCGGCTGACCAGGGCTTGCCCGAGCCGTTCTGTACCTTGCCCTGAACAGTGACGAACCCTCCTTGGCCGCGCTCGGCCGAGGTAACGATCAGGGTCAGTCCCCCACCCTTGACAGTGGACATGACCTGCTCGACCGGCGCCTGCGACTGAACTTCCTCGGACTCATTCGCCGTGTTCTTATCTGGCGATGAAGCGGAAGGCTGACCGGAGACCCGCTTTTCATCGCTGCCACCATCACCTCCGCCACAGCCACCAACGGTGAGGAACAGGCCAGCGACGGCTACGACCGAGGCAAGCTTCCTGCTACTGGTTCTGTCCCGCCGGAGGTTCATCGGTACGGCTTCCTTTCATTCGGCCAGGTGCACGGAGAACAAGACGGACGCGTCAGGGAGATCATCCCGCTGGAAGTCCTCCGGGTCGATCTCGACAAGTTCACCGTCACAGTCGAGTTCGATGATCTCCGCAGGGTCTGCGTTCACGTCGAAGTCGCACCGCGGCTCGACAACTGCGACCGCTCGCGCGCTGGCATTCATCGACTCCGTGCCTGGGATGATCGAGTTCCCGACGGCGAAATTGGTCTCGATCTCTACGTCATAGCCCGGGTATCCGTTGACTTCGGTGGGGCCGAAACCCGTGACACTGGAGTCGTTCTCGGCAGCCAGTTGTTCGGCGGCCGCCTGCGCTCCGGTACCTTCCAGCAGATCGCCGGTCAGCCAGTCCAGCCAGTCCCCGTCCTCACCCAAAGCCGTACCCAGGTCGTCCAGCAACTCGCCCCGGGCGTCCTGAGCGGCAGCCAACGCTGCGGCATCAGCGGCAGACTGAGCGCCGTTGCGGGCCGCGGCAGCTTGAGCGAATGCGAAGAAGGCGAACGCGACGAAGAGCAGAATCCCTGTCATCCAGATGTAGATGGGCAGGGTCTGCCCTTGGTCGGCGTTCCGGAAGGTCGGGTACCTCAGCCTCCGAGGACGTCTGTCACGGCCGACAGAATCCGATCGGAGATCAACCCGTCGAGGCCCAAGCCATCGATCAGCGTGAAGATGCCCGCGATGATGATCAGCAGGCCCGCGTACTCCACGAAGCCGGCGCCCGCGTCGCGGGCGCGGCCGCGGAAGCGGGCGATGGTCCTGTGGCGCCATACCGTCAGACGAATCCTCATCGCGCGTCCTTCCGTTCCATCGCTGTACACAGCCGATTACGGAAAGGTACGCGATGCGGGCCGTTCTCCTCGTGGGCCCGTGGGCCCAACTCCGGTGGGGGCGCGGGGTCATCGGGACCACCCCTCGCGGAGGGGGGAGTGGGCGGTGCCGAGCCAGCGGGCGATCGCTTCGCTGCGGCTCGCGCTCTGCAACTTCGCGAAGATGCGGTTGATGTGGTTCTTGACGGTCTTCTCACTGATGAAACAGGTGGCGGCGATCTGCCGGTTGTTCATGCCGGACGCGATGAGATCCATGACCTCCACCTCTCTGGAGCTGAGACCGAACACACCTTGCTCGCGGCCGCCGTCGTGCCCACCGGGGGCGTAGCGGCCGCGGACCCGCCATGACTGTCCCACAAGTCGTTGCATCTGCGAAGGGACTTCGTTCGATCCGGACGATCCGGTGGGTGAATCCGAGACAGCCGGTCCCGATGGGGGGGCCGGAGAGAGCCACACGTCCCGCGCGGAAGCGGTGCAGGTGCCCTGACCATCCTTCATCCTCCGGACCGCGAAGACCAGTTCATCGGTGGTGAACTCGCCGTGCACCAGATATCCGCGTGCCCCGAGCCTGCGGGCCTCCCGTACCGTCCCCGGCTCCGCGCCGTACGTCAGCATCAGCACCGGGGCCAGACACGCGAGGGCGGGCAGGGCCGCGAGGCCGTCGGTGCCGGGCATCCGGACGTCGAGGAGGACGAGGTCGGGCCGGTGGTGGCGGACGGCGGCCAGGGCCTCGTCGCCGTTGGCGGCCTCGGCGACGACCGAGAGGCCGGGGCGGGCGCCGAGCAGGGCGGCGAGTCCGGCCCGGACGACCGGGTTGTCGTCGGTCACGACCACCCGGACAAGTGACGGTTCGAAGGGCTCAGCGGGCATGGTCGGCCTCCGGGAGGAGGAAGGGGACGGGGGTCGGTTCCGGTGACGCTGGGGACGGTACGGGTAGCGGCGGGAGGGTCAGGAGGATCGTCGTACCGGTGCTGCTGCCCGCTGGACCGGGTACCAGGCCTATGTGGAGGTCGGCGCCCAGGGCCGCCGCGCGTTCCGTCATCCCGAGGAGCCCGAAGTGGCCCTGTGCCCGCAGCACGGCGAGCCGCGCCGGTTCCGGGGGCACCGGGCCCCAGGGCAGTCCCCGGCCGTCGTCGGTGACGGTCACGGTCGGGCCGTGGCCGCCGCGCGGGCCGCTCACCGTCACGGTGACGCGGGAGGCGCCGGCGTGCCGGTGCGCGTTCTCCAGTGCCTCCGCCACGATCGTGACCGTCTCGCGGGCCGTGGCCCGGGGCACGGCCGGCGGGGACGCCTCCGGCTGGGGCTCCAGGACGGTGAACCGGGTGTCCGTACCGCTGCGGGCGCGGAAGGCGGCGACCAGGGACCGGAGTTCGGTCGGCAGGTCCACCATGGGGGGATCGTCGGGGGTGCGCGGTTCGGTGCCGCGCAGATCGCTCAGCAGGGTGCGGGACTCGGCCGCGGCGGCTCGGGCCGCGTGGGCGACCTGTTCGGCGCGGGTGCGCAGGGTGGCCGGGTCGACCCGGTCGGCGCAGAGCGCGAGGCCCTCGGCGGAGAGGGCGAGACCGTGCAGGGTCTTGGTGACCGAGTCGTGCATCTCGCGTGCCAGCCGAGCGCGTTCGGACTCGACCGCGTCCCGCACCGCGAGGTCCGCGTTGGCCTCGGCGAGGGCCTGGGTCGCCGCACCGAAGCGGAACATCAGGTTCCGTAAGGTCACGCCGATGATCCCGGCGGCGACGCAGAAGCCCGCCAGCAGCACCGTGCTCGGCCCCGTCCCCGGCCGGTGCTCCCAGGCCCGGT includes:
- a CDS encoding OmpA family protein; the protein is MFTVPPAHADPGDPSTPPGSVSDAGPPQEVDGNSPGLRLADGATLASAKVLDIKSVVEDLGGEERREDTNTDVKFALQAEVLFPKNSPKLNPEALSRIRTIAGEIKSAKATDIRVFGFTDNLGSYEHGKLLSKRRADAVHDALAADLGPEVTYAVRGYSEDYPIADNSSEQGRRKNRRVEVSFPRGGAATEPQDNGGDKAAGSASP
- a CDS encoding pilus assembly protein TadG-related protein → MRYPTFRNADQGQTLPIYIWMTGILLFVAFAFFAFAQAAAARNGAQSAADAAALAAAQDARGELLDDLGTALGEDGDWLDWLTGDLLEGTGAQAAAEQLAAENDSSVTGFGPTEVNGYPGYDVEIETNFAVGNSIIPGTESMNASARAVAVVEPRCDFDVNADPAEIIELDCDGELVEIDPEDFQRDDLPDASVLFSVHLAE
- a CDS encoding response regulator transcription factor; the encoded protein is MPAEPFEPSLVRVVVTDDNPVVRAGLAALLGARPGLSVVAEAANGDEALAAVRHHRPDLVLLDVRMPGTDGLAALPALACLAPVLMLTYGAEPGTVREARRLGARGYLVHGEFTTDELVFAVRRMKDGQGTCTASARDVWLSPAPPSGPAVSDSPTGSSGSNEVPSQMQRLVGQSWRVRGRYAPGGHDGGREQGVFGLSSREVEVMDLIASGMNNRQIAATCFISEKTVKNHINRIFAKLQSASRSEAIARWLGTAHSPLREGWSR
- a CDS encoding sensor histidine kinase, producing MGTAGRLAAVLTGGGRAGTAGTRAVSASASGPRTAYGTAPTTHRLPGRLGGRVTARLASRLTGRSSSAPYTRRPGSPLATRPGPWPSALEDDAPAPSLRIQLSALQALCRQVFGVRLAVIAIGVPFAMTGAPDGPPRYVVLTAAVAGFMGSYAMLRDWERFGPRVLAHPSLLGVDLLLGSVLLLTASPASPLGYVAALTPLLSGLLYGWRGAGVFTGLQIVALLMAYRAWEHRPGTGPSTVLLAGFCVAAGIIGVTLRNLMFRFGAATQALAEANADLAVRDAVESERARLAREMHDSVTKTLHGLALSAEGLALCADRVDPATLRTRAEQVAHAARAAAAESRTLLSDLRGTEPRTPDDPPMVDLPTELRSLVAAFRARSGTDTRFTVLEPQPEASPPAVPRATARETVTIVAEALENAHRHAGASRVTVTVSGPRGGHGPTVTVTDDGRGLPWGPVPPEPARLAVLRAQGHFGLLGMTERAAALGADLHIGLVPGPAGSSTGTTILLTLPPLPVPSPASPEPTPVPFLLPEADHAR